A region from the Lysobacter antibioticus genome encodes:
- a CDS encoding RNA polymerase sigma factor — protein MNRFTSIIHAGFAPGIAAHDGQGFVHPADAPGLVSKQFPGAWTKVDVGQDSPAANHPAPTRQDDDHFIVFLREHREPLIAFLRKSAATHEDAQDIAQETMMRMLRYRDQPAEALKILMYRIAINALNDRGRRQKTRHAPEHVSLDEDYHALPSQEPTHDQRVATEQELALVRAAIMQLPMRSRQIYLLNRINGMSYTQIARHCGISVKAVEKNIGRALALLRARMKDSGFETLQAP, from the coding sequence GTGAATCGCTTCACGTCCATCATCCACGCCGGTTTCGCGCCTGGCATCGCCGCGCACGACGGCCAGGGCTTCGTTCACCCAGCCGACGCGCCTGGGCTAGTATCGAAGCAATTTCCTGGAGCGTGGACGAAGGTGGACGTGGGTCAGGATTCTCCAGCGGCGAACCATCCCGCTCCGACGCGCCAGGACGACGATCATTTCATCGTCTTCCTGCGAGAGCATCGCGAGCCGCTGATCGCGTTTCTGCGCAAATCCGCGGCGACGCACGAGGATGCGCAAGACATCGCCCAGGAAACGATGATGCGCATGCTGCGCTATCGCGACCAGCCGGCCGAAGCGCTGAAGATCCTGATGTACCGCATCGCGATCAACGCGCTCAACGACCGCGGACGCCGCCAGAAAACCCGGCATGCGCCCGAGCACGTCAGCCTCGACGAGGACTATCACGCGCTGCCTTCGCAGGAACCCACGCACGATCAGCGCGTGGCGACCGAGCAGGAACTGGCGCTGGTGCGTGCAGCGATCATGCAATTACCGATGCGTAGTCGACAGATCTATCTACTCAATCGCATCAACGGCATGAGTTACACACAGATCGCGCGCCATTGCGGTATTTCTGTAAAGGCAGTGGAGAAGAATATCGGCCGGGCGCTCGCGCTTTTGCGCGCACGCATGAAGGACAGCGGCTTCGAGACCTTACAAGCACCATGA
- the erpA gene encoding iron-sulfur cluster insertion protein ErpA: METTLLSAAPGYQSLERPLQFSSSAANKVRELIAEEGNDALKLRVYIQGGGCSGFQYGFEFDEQQGEDDLAVQTDGVTLLVDPLSLQYLMGAEVDYTESLHGSQFVIRNPNAKTTCGCGSSFGV; the protein is encoded by the coding sequence ATGGAAACCACCCTTCTTTCCGCCGCGCCGGGCTATCAATCGCTGGAGCGGCCTCTGCAGTTCTCGTCTTCGGCTGCGAACAAGGTTCGCGAACTGATCGCCGAGGAAGGCAACGACGCCCTCAAGCTGCGCGTTTACATCCAGGGCGGCGGCTGCTCGGGCTTCCAGTACGGCTTCGAGTTCGACGAGCAGCAGGGCGAGGACGACCTCGCCGTGCAAACCGACGGCGTGACCTTGCTGGTCGATCCGCTGAGCCTGCAATACCTGATGGGCGCGGAAGTCGACTACACCGAGAGCCTGCACGGTTCGCAGTTCGTGATCCGCAATCCGAACGCCAAGACCACCTGCGGCTGCGGGTCGTCGTTCGGCGTTTGA
- a CDS encoding DUF2752 domain-containing protein — translation MKPGSRHLALAATAAASTAAAAAGVWVLRRFDPSAAGSPLPGCLFYQFTGLYCPGCGMTRALHALVHGDLAQMMAMNPLLPLLIIAVPLLALQGFGYRLPLPKAVVATLISAKFWIGLLLGFWLLRNLPWWPFAWLAPG, via the coding sequence ATGAAACCCGGATCGCGCCACCTCGCGCTCGCCGCGACCGCCGCAGCCTCCACGGCCGCGGCGGCCGCCGGCGTGTGGGTGTTGCGGCGCTTCGATCCCAGCGCCGCCGGCAGCCCGCTGCCGGGTTGTTTGTTCTACCAGTTCACCGGTTTGTACTGCCCGGGCTGCGGCATGACCCGCGCCTTGCACGCGCTGGTGCACGGCGATCTCGCCCAGATGATGGCGATGAACCCGTTGTTGCCCTTGTTGATCATCGCGGTGCCCTTGCTGGCGCTGCAGGGCTTCGGTTATCGGCTGCCGTTGCCGAAGGCGGTCGTCGCCACCCTGATCAGCGCGAAATTCTGGATCGGCCTGCTACTGGGCTTCTGGTTGCTGCGCAACCTGCCGTGGTGGCCGTTCGCCTGGCTCGCGCCGGGCTGA
- a CDS encoding FecR family protein encodes MDPNTALSGEGRAEAWVARLASPECTAQERAEFDRWLDESPQHVDEYVRAERTHQLAAALANDEMLQAAARIAWRATGREAARSRWWAPTALAASLLVATVVGVTWLRTAPAPVADERHATAIGEQRSLRLADGTRVLLDTDSAIVARFSERGREVVLDRGRVRFEVAADPARPFLVKAGRGEIRDIGTTFQVEKTDAVVSVGLIEGSVIVSGGVAQASSTLQPGQQLSYDDSGRLGAAEPLDIKAAQAWPAGNLVFKNRRLDALLLEMNRYSATKLRLAEPGLGAIPVSGVFHIGDQASLLEVLERGWSLKGEPNDDGDIVLRRKSG; translated from the coding sequence ATGGATCCGAACACGGCGCTTTCCGGCGAAGGCCGCGCCGAAGCGTGGGTCGCGCGGCTCGCGTCGCCCGAGTGCACGGCGCAGGAACGCGCCGAGTTCGATCGCTGGCTCGACGAGTCGCCGCAACACGTCGACGAATACGTGCGGGCCGAGCGCACTCATCAGCTGGCCGCGGCCTTGGCCAACGACGAAATGCTGCAGGCGGCCGCGCGCATCGCCTGGCGTGCCACCGGTCGCGAAGCGGCGCGTTCGCGCTGGTGGGCGCCGACCGCGTTGGCCGCGTCCTTGCTGGTCGCTACCGTGGTCGGCGTGACCTGGCTGCGCACCGCGCCGGCGCCGGTCGCCGACGAACGCCATGCCACCGCGATCGGCGAGCAGCGTTCGCTGCGCCTGGCCGATGGCACCCGGGTATTGCTCGACACCGATTCGGCGATCGTCGCGCGCTTCAGCGAGCGCGGCCGCGAGGTCGTGCTCGACCGCGGCCGGGTCCGGTTCGAGGTCGCCGCCGATCCGGCGCGTCCCTTCCTGGTCAAGGCCGGCCGCGGCGAGATCCGCGACATCGGCACCACCTTCCAGGTCGAGAAGACCGACGCGGTGGTCAGCGTCGGCCTGATCGAGGGCTCGGTGATCGTCTCCGGCGGCGTCGCCCAGGCCTCGAGCACCCTGCAACCCGGCCAGCAACTCAGCTACGACGACAGCGGCCGTCTCGGCGCCGCAGAACCCCTGGACATCAAGGCCGCACAGGCCTGGCCGGCCGGCAACCTGGTATTCAAGAACCGCCGCCTGGACGCCCTGCTGCTGGAAATGAACCGCTATTCGGCCACCAAGCTGCGCCTGGCCGAGCCCGGCCTGGGCGCGATCCCGGTCAGCGGCGTGTTCCACATCGGCGACCAGGCCTCGCTGCTGGAGGTCCTGGAACGCGGTTGGTCGCTGAAGGGCGAGCCGAACGACGACGGCGACATCGTCCTGCGCCGCAAATCCGGCTGA
- the nudC gene encoding NAD(+) diphosphatase: MRPFAFVEADSAWRASLDRADHLRDQADALTALWPQARVIVLDASGNALANADGSLCAPLGPELTDGPGGVGASIFLGVAPDGQGWFALDAELAAFEAPRRVDLRSAAAHWPMLEASVFAQARALQHWRSRNRHCGVCGGEIAFSRAGWLGRCGQCGSEHYPRTDPAVIVAVSDGSRLLLGRQTGWPARRYSVIAGFVEPGESLEQTVAREVLEETGVRVRSCRYLGSQPWPFPGALMLGFAALAEPDEPQVGDELEEARWFTLDEIRAASARGERSAAPAPGERDAASAPSERDAASAPSERDAALEDDGPLLSPSISISRWLIDQWRLAAEADAGR; this comes from the coding sequence ATGAGACCGTTCGCATTCGTGGAAGCCGATTCGGCCTGGCGCGCGTCGCTGGACCGCGCCGACCATCTGCGCGACCAGGCCGATGCCTTGACCGCCCTGTGGCCGCAGGCGCGGGTGATCGTGCTCGACGCCTCCGGCAACGCTCTCGCCAACGCCGACGGCAGTTTGTGCGCTCCCTTGGGCCCGGAACTCACCGACGGCCCCGGCGGCGTCGGCGCTTCGATCTTCCTGGGGGTGGCCCCGGACGGGCAGGGCTGGTTCGCGCTCGATGCCGAACTGGCCGCGTTCGAGGCGCCGCGCCGGGTCGACCTGCGCAGCGCCGCCGCGCATTGGCCGATGCTCGAAGCCAGCGTGTTCGCCCAGGCCCGGGCCCTGCAGCACTGGCGCAGCCGCAATCGCCATTGCGGCGTATGCGGCGGCGAGATCGCCTTCTCGCGCGCCGGCTGGCTCGGCCGTTGCGGCCAATGCGGCAGCGAACACTACCCACGCACCGACCCGGCGGTGATCGTCGCGGTCAGCGACGGCTCGCGTTTGTTGCTCGGCCGGCAGACCGGTTGGCCGGCACGGCGTTATTCGGTGATCGCCGGCTTCGTCGAACCCGGCGAGTCGCTGGAGCAGACCGTCGCCCGCGAAGTGCTGGAAGAAACCGGCGTGCGCGTGCGCAGTTGCCGTTACCTGGGTTCGCAGCCGTGGCCGTTCCCGGGTGCGCTGATGCTCGGCTTCGCCGCACTGGCCGAGCCCGACGAGCCGCAAGTCGGCGACGAGCTCGAAGAGGCGCGCTGGTTCACCCTCGACGAGATTCGTGCCGCGTCGGCGCGCGGCGAACGCTCTGCCGCGCCCGCGCCCGGCGAGCGCGATGCCGCGTCCGCGCCGAGCGAGCGCGATGCCGCGTCCGCGCCGAGCGAGCGCGATGCCGCGCTCGAGGACGACGGCCCGCTGTTGTCGCCGAGCATCTCGATCTCGCGCTGGCTGATCGACCAATGGCGCCTGGCCGCCGAGGCGGACGCCGGGCGTTGA
- a CDS encoding cobalamin biosynthesis protein: MSVTLIAAVVALVLGHLAQSLAASVRHYGWYSDWLRWIDSRFPEDSFWRGRWGLVLAVVPPLLAVTLFQLALDEPLIGLGGLLFGVIVLFYAWGPRDLDQDVEALASARDLNSRREAAARFWPEGGTPSLDGGSLVEAVFRNALRRWFGVLFWFLLLGPVGALGYRLVALAAEGEASRHLPGETLAGARTALALLDWPVAQLLTLALALVGNFDTVLGAWRESGGARFSLDNRFLGAVARASVKCELAEEAADYVDESGVASTAVALAASEAPELRDAMSLVWRSLLVWLAVLALFVIAGFVA; the protein is encoded by the coding sequence ATGTCAGTCACGCTGATCGCCGCCGTCGTCGCACTCGTGCTCGGCCATCTTGCTCAGTCGCTGGCCGCGTCGGTGCGTCACTACGGCTGGTACAGCGACTGGCTGCGCTGGATCGACAGCCGCTTTCCGGAAGACAGTTTCTGGCGCGGACGCTGGGGCCTGGTCCTGGCCGTGGTGCCGCCGCTGCTCGCGGTGACCCTGTTCCAACTGGCCCTCGACGAACCTTTGATCGGGCTCGGCGGGCTGCTGTTCGGCGTCATCGTGCTGTTTTATGCCTGGGGCCCGCGCGACCTCGACCAGGACGTCGAAGCCCTGGCCTCGGCGCGCGACCTCAACAGCCGGCGCGAAGCCGCGGCGCGGTTCTGGCCCGAAGGCGGCACGCCCTCGCTCGATGGCGGCTCCCTGGTCGAAGCGGTGTTCCGCAACGCCCTGCGGCGCTGGTTCGGGGTGTTGTTCTGGTTCCTCCTGCTCGGCCCGGTCGGCGCGCTCGGTTACCGCCTGGTGGCCTTGGCCGCCGAAGGCGAGGCCTCGCGCCATCTGCCCGGCGAGACCCTGGCCGGCGCGCGCACTGCGTTGGCGCTGTTGGATTGGCCGGTGGCCCAATTGTTGACCCTGGCGCTGGCCCTGGTCGGCAATTTCGACACCGTGCTCGGCGCCTGGCGCGAATCGGGCGGGGCGCGTTTCAGCCTCGACAACCGCTTCCTCGGCGCCGTCGCCCGCGCCAGCGTGAAATGCGAGCTGGCCGAAGAGGCCGCGGACTATGTCGATGAATCCGGCGTGGCGAGCACCGCCGTCGCCCTGGCCGCGTCCGAGGCGCCCGAGCTGCGCGACGCGATGAGCCTGGTCTGGCGCAGCCTGTTGGTCTGGCTGGCGGTCCTGGCGCTGTTCGTGATCGCCGGTTTCGTCGCCTGA
- a CDS encoding CD225/dispanin family protein, which produces MNQPSAGAPVSPYPNYLAWSITVTVLTFCLCCMVGSIPGIVAIVYGSQVNSKFASGDEAGARRASENAKIWTWVCTGLAVLGLIWMIVSFFINGASFLYGDALQEFQRMQTR; this is translated from the coding sequence ATGAATCAGCCGTCCGCCGGAGCACCGGTTTCGCCGTACCCGAATTACCTCGCCTGGTCGATCACGGTCACCGTGTTGACGTTCTGCCTGTGCTGCATGGTCGGCTCGATCCCCGGCATCGTGGCGATCGTCTACGGCAGCCAAGTCAACAGCAAGTTCGCTTCCGGCGACGAAGCCGGCGCGCGCCGCGCTTCGGAGAACGCGAAGATCTGGACCTGGGTCTGCACCGGCCTGGCCGTGCTCGGCCTGATCTGGATGATCGTGTCGTTCTTCATCAACGGCGCCTCCTTCCTGTACGGCGATGCGCTGCAGGAATTCCAGCGCATGCAGACGCGCTGA
- a CDS encoding alpha/beta fold hydrolase: protein MIAAPTDRPHDPQRRSLLGGAALALLAAPLGAVGSAFAAPAGAVGPRRAATAAAWGPLKQIDAGVLRVSYAELGPRHGRPVLLLHGWPYDIHTYAEVAPRLAAQGYRVIVPYLRGYGATSFLSVDTPRNGQQAALAADAIALLDALGIESAIVGGCDWGARTAAILAALWPQRCQGLVSVSGYLIGSQQANQAPLPPKAELQWWYQFYFATERGERGYAQHRREFSRLIWGLASPQWRFDDATFERSAAAFDNPDHVAVVIHNYRWRLGLAQGEAQFDELEARLAQAPAIAVPTITLEGDANGAPHPPAAAYARKFTGPYAHRELQGGIGHNLPQEAPEAFAQAIVDVGAL from the coding sequence ATGATCGCCGCACCGACCGACCGCCCACACGACCCGCAACGCCGCAGCCTGCTCGGCGGCGCCGCCCTGGCCCTGCTCGCCGCTCCACTCGGCGCCGTCGGATCCGCCTTCGCCGCGCCCGCCGGCGCCGTTGGTCCACGTCGTGCTGCCACTGCGGCCGCCTGGGGCCCGCTCAAGCAGATCGACGCCGGCGTGCTGCGCGTCAGCTACGCCGAACTCGGCCCGCGCCACGGCCGGCCGGTGCTGCTGTTGCACGGCTGGCCCTACGACATCCACACCTATGCCGAGGTCGCACCGCGGCTGGCCGCGCAGGGCTATCGAGTCATCGTTCCCTATCTGCGCGGTTACGGCGCCACGAGCTTCCTGTCCGTCGACACCCCGCGCAACGGCCAGCAGGCCGCGCTCGCCGCCGACGCCATCGCTTTGCTCGACGCGCTCGGCATTGAATCGGCTATCGTCGGCGGCTGCGACTGGGGCGCGCGCACCGCCGCGATCCTGGCCGCGCTGTGGCCGCAACGCTGCCAGGGCCTGGTCTCGGTCAGCGGCTACCTGATCGGCAGCCAGCAGGCCAACCAGGCGCCCTTGCCGCCGAAGGCCGAGCTGCAGTGGTGGTACCAGTTCTACTTCGCCACCGAACGCGGCGAGCGCGGCTATGCGCAGCACCGGCGCGAATTCTCGCGTCTGATCTGGGGGCTGGCCTCGCCGCAATGGCGCTTCGACGACGCGACCTTCGAGCGCAGCGCCGCCGCGTTCGACAACCCAGACCATGTCGCGGTGGTGATCCACAACTACCGTTGGCGCCTCGGCCTGGCCCAGGGCGAGGCGCAATTCGACGAGCTCGAAGCGCGGCTGGCCCAGGCGCCGGCCATCGCCGTGCCCACCATCACCCTGGAGGGCGACGCCAACGGCGCGCCCCACCCGCCGGCCGCGGCCTATGCCCGCAAGTTCACCGGCCCATACGCGCACCGCGAACTGCAAGGCGGCATCGGCCACAACCTGCCGCAGGAAGCGCCGGAGGCGTTCGCGCAGGCCATCGTCGACGTCGGCGCGCTGTGA
- a CDS encoding MFS transporter, with translation MAHNQFALLTQRRFLPFFLTQALGAFNDNVYRQAIIGLLFYLGVSPEQRTLYTNLAPALFILPYFLFSATAGQIAERLEKHKLIRITTAMEIAIMSLAAVGFLTQNLPVLLIALFGTGLQSTLFGPVKYSILPSVLKPEELTGGNGLVEMGTSISILVGMIFGGLIFKLAGSHGPVVAASAIVALAITGNIVSRLIPRADAGEPGLKINWNPIPESVKVLRMTRRQPAVRNSVLGVSWFWFVGTVLTSQLPTYAVDNLGGAETLYIFALALFSVGTGVGSMLCERLSARTVEIGLVPLGAFGMSAFMVDLFFARSGAATVSGLEVAGFVSQPGAWRIMMDLVGIGVFAGFFVVPLFALIQNRTPKNELSRVIAGMNIQNAAFIVLAAVLGVVVQKFFHWTIPQIFLALAIANAVVAIYIFTIVPEFLMRFLSWVLVRTLYRLRVSGTERIPDEGAALVVCNHVSYMDALILSASIPRPVRFVMYYKIFNIPVMSWIFRTAKAIPIAGAKENPEVMRRAFEEIEAALDDGQLVGIFPEGALTKDGEIAKFKSGVEHILDKRPVPVIPMALRGMWSSMWSRRNARAEGGRLARMRVPRRFRAHVEVVADAPVQAETVSAESLEAQVRALRGERA, from the coding sequence ATGGCGCACAACCAGTTCGCGTTGCTCACCCAACGGCGTTTCCTGCCGTTCTTCCTGACCCAGGCCCTGGGCGCCTTCAACGACAACGTCTACCGGCAAGCCATCATCGGCCTGCTGTTCTATCTCGGCGTCAGTCCCGAGCAGCGCACGCTGTACACCAATCTCGCGCCTGCGCTGTTCATCCTGCCCTACTTCCTGTTCTCGGCGACCGCGGGGCAGATCGCCGAGCGGCTCGAAAAGCACAAGCTGATCCGCATCACCACCGCCATGGAAATCGCGATCATGTCGCTGGCCGCGGTCGGCTTCCTGACCCAGAACCTGCCGGTGCTGCTGATCGCGCTGTTCGGCACCGGTCTGCAATCGACGCTGTTCGGCCCGGTCAAGTATTCGATCCTGCCCTCGGTGCTCAAGCCCGAGGAACTCACCGGCGGCAACGGCCTGGTCGAGATGGGCACTTCGATCTCGATCCTGGTCGGCATGATCTTCGGCGGCCTGATCTTCAAGCTCGCCGGGAGCCACGGCCCGGTGGTCGCGGCCAGCGCCATCGTCGCCCTGGCGATCACCGGCAACATCGTCAGCCGCCTGATCCCGCGCGCCGACGCCGGCGAACCCGGGCTCAAGATCAACTGGAACCCGATCCCCGAGTCGGTCAAGGTGCTGCGCATGACCCGGCGCCAGCCGGCGGTGCGCAATTCGGTACTCGGCGTGTCGTGGTTCTGGTTCGTCGGCACGGTGCTCACCTCGCAGCTGCCGACCTACGCCGTCGACAACCTCGGCGGCGCCGAAACGCTGTACATCTTCGCCCTGGCCCTGTTCTCGGTCGGCACCGGCGTGGGCTCGATGCTGTGCGAGCGGCTGTCGGCGCGCACCGTCGAAATCGGCCTGGTGCCGCTCGGCGCGTTCGGCATGAGCGCCTTCATGGTCGACCTGTTCTTCGCCCGCAGCGGCGCGGCCACGGTCAGCGGCCTGGAAGTCGCCGGTTTCGTGAGCCAGCCCGGCGCGTGGCGGATCATGATGGATCTGGTCGGCATCGGCGTGTTCGCCGGTTTCTTCGTCGTGCCGCTGTTTGCCCTGATCCAGAACCGCACGCCGAAGAACGAGCTGTCGCGCGTGATCGCCGGCATGAACATCCAGAACGCGGCTTTCATCGTCCTGGCCGCGGTACTCGGCGTGGTCGTGCAGAAGTTCTTCCACTGGACCATCCCGCAGATCTTCCTGGCCCTGGCGATCGCCAACGCGGTGGTCGCGATCTACATCTTCACGATCGTGCCCGAGTTCCTGATGCGCTTCCTGAGCTGGGTGCTGGTACGCACGCTGTACCGGCTGCGGGTGTCGGGCACCGAACGCATCCCCGACGAAGGCGCGGCGCTGGTGGTGTGCAACCACGTCAGCTACATGGACGCGCTGATCCTCAGTGCGAGCATCCCGCGGCCGGTGCGCTTCGTCATGTACTACAAGATCTTCAACATCCCGGTGATGAGCTGGATCTTCCGCACCGCCAAGGCGATCCCGATCGCCGGCGCGAAGGAGAACCCGGAGGTGATGCGGCGCGCGTTCGAGGAAATCGAGGCCGCGCTCGACGACGGCCAGTTGGTCGGCATCTTCCCCGAGGGCGCCCTGACCAAGGACGGCGAGATCGCCAAATTCAAGTCCGGCGTCGAACACATCCTCGACAAACGGCCGGTGCCGGTGATCCCGATGGCGCTGCGCGGCATGTGGTCGAGCATGTGGAGCCGACGCAACGCGCGCGCCGAAGGCGGACGCCTGGCGCGGATGCGGGTGCCGCGGCGTTTCCGCGCCCATGTCGAAGTGGTCGCCGACGCGCCGGTGCAGGCAGAAACGGTCAGCGCCGAATCGCTGGAAGCCCAGGTGCGCGCGCTGCGCGGCGAGCGCGCCTGA
- a CDS encoding TonB-dependent receptor codes for MVKISYAFIVSVALTFAPEVGAHQAPKGDFTADGYRIQAGALDDALNAFAAQSRVQILYSPSLVANRRSSGLNAHVSARDALARLLQGTGLTAVAVNANTYLLQVVPRPRPVAAPRATVRRDTSGPGSPTQLDTVHVTGTRIPRSAFQTSTPLTIITREQIRSSGHQTLFDLLRLMPGMTGHHPRDVATAGGASQVPSAAAASSSLYSLGPRATLFLVDGRRIANYGLVSTDMGALSDLNGIPLSMIDRIEILHGGASAIYGADAMAGVVNIILKKDYSGGEVTANFGASERGDAEQQRLSVNLGLQTRGGGNVFLSADHFTRNPLVGSQRDWSTVNQEDTGLQDARIPFGYYFGNYYIPIKGCEDLDAGSEGQACSLDRARYVSLQPGITSNAFYGHYRQPVGSHSEIYADVRATRVALEMQNAPFFGLVNLPDDSPDAFAPMPILPLAYAFSEVGPVRNRTTTTTRDSTLGFRGYRGRWEWDLSLAQRRNKVLNRIDGLIDEPKLEEAVEAEKFSFTKKGNTEEVLEEIAPQNTLGGEVILDSVVANFDGPVFAMPGGDATVAVGAEARRERLRSRPGGAFMRGEVALAQKMEARNSHRYDSALYTEMNLPLHESLSIDAAWRVDHNGGHGSRVSPKAGFKWSPLQSLTLRGSVGEGYRAPTLFEMRRPMTFGDTAIVPWNPVTDPCLIQLSETSCQVDKHATVNSKLKPETSHSRTLGMIWSPTDAFSLSVNHYRIRRNNEILVINSLQRPELYPEALVRDSDGYLIGVNMYLDNVGSTDVRGWEFDADYRFETARLGKFALRLNGHYLDHLIRRSHPKVDALDYAGYTTPNRSALGSVQWSYRNWITTLNLRYMGPAKVDFGDPTKSCYKTWQVSGKCRTPSATVTDLNIAYGGFEHWLLSLNVSNLSDHTPVNYDESPGGYSIVDDDPVGRYYLVSATYRF; via the coding sequence ATGGTCAAGATTTCCTATGCGTTCATCGTTTCCGTCGCGCTGACATTCGCGCCTGAAGTCGGGGCCCATCAGGCTCCCAAAGGCGATTTCACTGCAGATGGCTACCGCATCCAGGCCGGCGCTCTGGATGACGCACTCAATGCCTTCGCGGCCCAAAGCCGCGTACAGATTCTCTATTCCCCGTCGTTGGTCGCGAACCGTCGCAGCAGCGGCCTGAACGCCCATGTCTCGGCGCGCGACGCATTGGCCCGTTTGCTGCAGGGCACCGGCCTCACGGCGGTGGCCGTAAACGCCAATACCTACTTGCTGCAGGTCGTGCCGCGCCCGCGACCGGTCGCGGCGCCTCGTGCGACCGTGCGACGGGACACCTCCGGTCCGGGGTCACCGACCCAGCTCGACACCGTGCACGTCACCGGCACGCGCATCCCGCGTTCGGCCTTCCAAACCTCGACCCCGCTGACCATCATCACCCGCGAGCAAATCCGCTCGAGCGGGCACCAGACCCTGTTCGACCTGCTGCGGCTGATGCCGGGCATGACCGGCCACCATCCGCGCGACGTCGCCACCGCCGGCGGCGCCTCGCAGGTGCCCTCGGCCGCGGCGGCCTCGTCGAGCCTGTACTCGCTGGGCCCGCGCGCGACGCTGTTCCTGGTGGACGGCCGGCGCATCGCGAACTACGGCCTGGTCTCCACCGACATGGGCGCGCTCAGCGATCTCAACGGCATCCCGTTGAGCATGATCGACCGCATCGAGATCCTGCACGGCGGCGCCTCGGCCATCTACGGCGCCGACGCCATGGCCGGCGTGGTCAACATCATCCTCAAGAAGGATTACAGCGGCGGCGAAGTCACCGCCAATTTCGGCGCGTCCGAGCGCGGCGACGCCGAGCAGCAGCGCTTGTCGGTCAATCTCGGCTTGCAGACCCGCGGCGGCGGCAACGTCTTCCTCAGCGCCGATCACTTCACCCGCAACCCCCTGGTCGGCAGCCAGCGCGACTGGAGTACGGTCAATCAGGAAGACACCGGGCTGCAGGATGCGCGCATTCCGTTCGGCTATTACTTCGGCAATTACTACATTCCCATCAAGGGTTGCGAAGACCTCGACGCCGGCAGCGAAGGCCAGGCCTGCAGCCTCGACCGCGCCCGCTACGTCAGCCTGCAGCCGGGCATCACCAGCAACGCCTTCTACGGCCACTACCGCCAGCCCGTCGGCAGCCACAGCGAAATCTACGCCGACGTGCGCGCGACCCGGGTGGCCCTGGAGATGCAGAACGCGCCGTTCTTCGGCCTGGTGAACCTGCCCGACGACAGCCCCGACGCGTTCGCGCCGATGCCGATTCTGCCCTTGGCCTACGCCTTTTCCGAGGTCGGGCCGGTGCGCAACCGCACCACCACCACCACCCGCGATTCGACCCTCGGGTTCCGCGGCTATCGCGGACGCTGGGAGTGGGACCTCAGCCTGGCCCAGCGCCGCAACAAGGTGCTCAACCGCATCGACGGCCTGATCGACGAGCCCAAGCTCGAAGAAGCGGTCGAGGCGGAAAAATTCAGCTTCACCAAGAAAGGCAATACCGAAGAGGTGCTCGAGGAGATCGCGCCGCAGAACACCCTCGGCGGCGAAGTCATTCTCGACAGCGTGGTCGCCAATTTCGACGGCCCGGTGTTCGCGATGCCCGGCGGCGATGCGACCGTCGCGGTCGGCGCCGAGGCGCGGCGCGAACGTCTGCGCAGCCGTCCCGGCGGGGCGTTCATGCGCGGCGAGGTGGCCCTGGCGCAAAAGATGGAAGCGCGCAATTCGCACCGCTACGACTCGGCGCTGTACACCGAGATGAATCTGCCGCTGCACGAGAGCCTGTCGATCGATGCCGCCTGGCGCGTCGACCACAACGGCGGCCATGGCAGCCGGGTCTCGCCGAAGGCGGGGTTCAAATGGTCGCCGCTGCAAAGCCTGACCTTGCGCGGCTCGGTCGGCGAAGGCTATCGCGCACCGACCCTGTTCGAGATGCGCCGGCCGATGACCTTCGGCGACACCGCGATCGTGCCGTGGAACCCGGTCACCGACCCCTGCCTGATCCAGCTCAGCGAAACCAGTTGCCAGGTCGACAAGCACGCCACCGTCAATTCCAAGCTCAAGCCGGAAACCTCGCACAGCCGCACGCTCGGCATGATCTGGTCGCCGACCGACGCTTTCAGCCTGAGCGTCAACCACTACCGCATCCGCCGCAACAACGAGATCCTGGTGATCAACTCGCTGCAGCGGCCGGAGTTGTACCCCGAAGCCCTGGTGCGCGATTCCGACGGTTACCTGATCGGCGTCAACATGTACCTCGACAACGTCGGCAGCACCGACGTACGCGGTTGGGAGTTCGATGCCGACTACCGTTTCGAGACCGCGCGCCTGGGCAAGTTCGCCCTGCGCCTCAACGGCCACTACCTCGATCACTTGATCCGCCGCTCGCACCCGAAGGTCGACGCGCTCGACTACGCCGGCTACACCACGCCGAACCGCAGCGCGCTCGGCAGCGTGCAGTGGAGCTACCGCAACTGGATCACGACCCTCAACCTGCGCTACATGGGGCCGGCCAAGGTCGATTTCGGCGACCCCACCAAGAGCTGTTACAAGACCTGGCAGGTCAGCGGCAAATGCCGCACGCCGAGCGCGACGGTGACCGACCTGAACATCGCCTACGGCGGCTTCGAGCACTGGCTGCTAAGCCTCAACGTCAGCAATCTGAGCGACCACACGCCGGTCAATTACGACGAAAGCCCGGGCGGCTACAGCATCGTCGACGACGATCCGGTCGGGCGCTATTACTTGGTCAGCGCGACGTATCGTTTTTGA